TGTCAGTCGCATTGCTCAAATCGATCCCACCGTAGGAGATACCCGCGTCGTGGCGGTTAGAGCTAAATTAAACAATGCCAGTCAAGAACTCAAGCCAGGGATGTTTGCCGAGTTGGAAGTATTGACGGATAAGACAGCAGAGGCAGTTTTAGCAGTACCTACCAATGCCGTAATTGATGCCAATGACAAACAGTTAGTTTATATCGAGAATGGCAATAACTCTTATCAACCAGTGGATGTCACTTTAGGGCAAACCTACGGGGATTTAGTAGCAATTCAAGGCAGTTTATTTGCAGGAGACAAAATTGTTACAGAGGGTGCAACCATGCTCTACGCTCAATCCTTGCGTAGTACTCCTAAACCAGAAGCAGCAACCAATACAGAACCGACAGAAAAAACATCTCAGCCTAATTCTCTCTATTTACTATTCATGTTAATTGCTTCAGGGGCGATCGCTACAGTCGCTTTTTTCTTGGGACGCAATACCAGCAAAAAACCCCAAGCTACTAACGAACTTATTTATCAACCAACTAATAACAAGAAAGATCCGCTTGCTAAATCGGAGAAGCCAATTAGTGCGATCGATTCTAAAAATCTTGATTAATTAAATACTATGCTTAATTCTATTCTTAAATGGTCGATCGCCCAGCGTTGGCTAGTAGTTATTGGTGCAGTAGTGGTTACTATTTGGGGCTTTATTACCGTCTCCCAAATGCCTTTAGATGTTTTCCCTGATTTTGCCCCTCCCCAGGTAGAAATTCAAACTGAAGCCCCAGGACTTGCCCCAGAAGAAGTAGAAACTTTGGTGACTCTACCAATTGAAAGTGCGATTAACGGTACGCCTGGAATTACTACTGTGCGCTCTGCTTCGGCGGTAGGACTTTCGGTAGTTAAAGTAATTTTTGGCTGGGGAACGGATATTTATCAGGCACGTCAACTGGTTACAGAAAGATTACAGCAGACTACTTCTAGATTGCCTGAAGGAGTTAAGATACCAGAAATCTCGCCGATTTCTTCTCCCATCGGTACGATTTTGCAATACGCTTTTACGGTGGAAAAGGGCGGAAAAAGCACCTTAATGGATGTGCGACGGCTAGTCGATCGCGATTTTACCAATCGCTTATTAGCCGTACCTGGGGTAACTCAGGTAATTGCCTACGGGGGCGATATTCCTCAGTATCAGGTTTTAGTCGAGCTAAATAAACTACAGGCTTTAGATGTCTCTTTAGCTGAGGTGACAGAAGCTACCGCCCAAGCCAACAGCAATGCTGCGGGAGGATTTTTAGTTGCCCAGGATAATGAGCTATTAATTCGCGGTATCGGTAGGGTGGAAACGATTCAAGATTTGGAAAATTCAGTAATTACCTCCAGAAACGGTACGCCGATCTTGCTCAAAGATGTAGCAGAAGTTCGTCTTGGGGCAGCTTTAAAACGGGGGGATGGCAGTTTTGATGGTAAACCCGCAGTGGTCATGATGGTAAATAAGCAACCGATGGTCGATACCCCTACGGTTACTAAAGCTGTAGAAGCAGCGATCGCCGAATTGGAGGCTGGTTTACCCAAAGACGTTAAGGTTACAGTCACTTTTCGTCAGTCCGATTTTATCGAGGCTTCGATTCGCAACGTCAGAAATTCTCTCAGGGACGGCATTATTATCGTTTCAATCATTCTCCTACTATTTTTGATGAATTGGCGCACGGCAGTAATTAGCCTCAGTTCAATTCCCTTGTCCCTATTGATTGGCTTAATGCTGATGAATTTATTCGGTTTGGGCATTAACACTATGACTCTCGGAGGATTAGCCGTTGCAATTGGTTCGGTGGTAGATGATTCAATTGTCGATATGGAAAACTGCTATCGTGGTTTACGAGCCAACCAAGCGTCAACAAAACCGATCGATCCGTTGCAGGTGGTTTATAACACTTCGCTAGAAGTCCGAGTCAGCGTCTTATTTTCTACCGTAATTATTGCCGTCGTGTTTGCGCCGATTTTCTCTTTAACGGGAGTAGAAGGCAGGATTTTTGCACCTATGGGACTTGCTTATTTAATCTCGATTCTTGCCTCCACCCTGGTGGCTTTGACTCTTGCCCCTGCGCTTTGTGCCTTTTTACTAGCCAATCAAACCTTACCCGATGATGATACTTGGGTGGCTCGTTTATCTAAGAATTTGTATCGTCCCGCCCTTAATTTTTCGCTAAAATTTCCCAGTATTGTTCTACTAATTGCTACGGCTGCTTTTGTTGCTTCCTTAATTGTCTTTACTTCACTAGGCAGAGTCTTTTTACCAGAATTTCAAGAACGTTCTTTAGTTAATGCCATCAATCTGTATCCAGGAGTATCTTTAGAGATGACCAATCGGGCAGGATATGCCATTCAAGATGCCCTCAAAGATGACCCCCGCTTTGATAGTGTACAGTTGCGTTCGGGACGCGCCCCAGGAGATGCCGATGCTGGCAGTGTAACTTTAGGACATTTAGATATTGAGTTGAGTGAAGCAGGTGTACAAGATCGAGAAGCCAGTATTGCCAAGCTGAGAGAGGAATTTGCCAAACTCCCAGGAGTTGCCCCCAGTATAGGCGGTTTTATCTCTCACCGTATGGATGAAGTTTTATCAGGGGTAAGAAGTGCGATCGCCGTTAAGGTTTTTGGTTCCGATCTTGACCAACTTCGCAACTTAGGGGCGCAAGTAAGAGACGCTATGGCAGATATTCCAGGCGTAGTCGATCTGCAACTCGAACCTCAAGTACCGATAAAACAAATCCAAATTAAATTCGATCGCCAAGCAGCAGCCCGTTATGGCTTAACTATCGGCAAACTATCAGAAGTTATTGAAACCGCCCTCAATGGCAAGGTTGTTTCACAGGTGCTAGATAACCAACAGCTATTTGATTTGGTGGTTTGGTTGCCTGAGCGCGATCGCCATAATCTTGAAACTATTAGTAACTTATTAGTCGATACTCCAGACGGAATTAAAATTCCTTTGGCTCAAGTTGCCCAGGTTAACTATGGTACGGGACCAAATACCATCAATCGCGAAAACGTTTCTAGATTGATGGTAATTTCTGCTAATGTTGCCGAACGAGATATCGGTTCAATTATTACCGATGTTCGGGCAAAAGTTAAAGATAAAGTAACTTTACCCGCAGGATATTTTATTCAATATGGAGGTCAGTTTGAATCGGAACAAAGAGCTGCTAAAAACTTAATTATTTTCGGTATTTTGGCTTTAGTTGTTATCGCCATTCTAATGTATTTTGCCGTCAAATCTATAGCTGCAACTGTAATGATTATGCTTAATTTACCCTTAGCTTTAACTGGAGGAATATTTTCGGTGGCTTTAGGCGGAGGTATTCTTTCGGTAGCCTCCATGGTTGGATTCATTACCCTATTTGGTGTAGCCACTAGAAATGGTTTGTTATTAGTTGACAATTATAACCAGAAATTAGCTCAGGAAATGCCATTACGAAAAGTACTATATACAGGCTCAATGGAACGCTTAGTAGCCATTTTAATGACGGCTTTAACTTCGGCTTTAGGCATGATTCCCTTAGTCATTGGTACAGGGGCAGGCAAGGAAATATTGCAACCTTTAGCAGTTGTAGTATTAGGAGGTTTATTTAGTTCTACTGCTTTAACTCTATTAGTTTTACCCGCCCTGTATGCTCAATTTGGCAAATTTTTTATCGTTAAACAAAGTAGTAACGCTCCTGGTATTTATCAAGAGAAAAATATAGCGATCGCTAACAGTAAAACTGCAACTAACTATCCCAAAATAATCAAATAAACTAGAAGCAAATCATGAAAAAAATTAACACTATCCTGTTAGGTTTGAGTACCGCCAGCTTAATGTTTTTGGCTGCTTGTAATAATTCTAGTCCGACAAGTTCTACGCCAACTCCCATACCCAAACCTGAACCGACAACGGAAGCAAATCCCGAATCTACAACTGAAATTGCCACTGAAGACCATTCTCAGCCTGCTGCTGGCGGACAAGTTATCGAAGCAGGAAAATATCATTTAGAGTTTGTTCCCGAAGCTGAAGCCGATAAGTTTCACCTCGATTTCTATCTCCAGTCTGGGGACACTCACGAACCAGTTACCGATGCTCAAGTAACAGGTCAAATTCAGCTACCGTCGGGGGAACAAAAAAGCGTCGATTTTACCTATGACGCAGAGGGTGGACACTATACTGGCGTTCTGCCTACAGCAGAATCTGGTGCATATCAAGCCGTGATTCAGACAAATATCAATGGCGAAAAAGTTAATGGTCGTTTTGCTTTTAATAAATAGTTGAATTTTAAATTACATTACAGGAGTTTTCTATGAATCGTTTTATTCCTACTTTTCTATTTGCTTCGAGTTTATTCTTGTTTCAAGGTTGTTCCCTGCTTTCCAAAACTGCTGATGCTTCTGATCAAGAACAGCAATCAATGGAGCATCATGATATGAGCAATATGGATGAGGATAGTTCCCACCATGACATGAATAATATGAATATGGATGGTGAATCCACTCCAGGCAATTCCCATCATGATATGAGCAATATGCAAGAGGAGACAGTTAAAACCGAGACTGAAGCCAAGCTAACAGTACCAGATGCGATCGCACCAAATCAATCTTTTCCTCTAGCCATAAATATTCAAGATTCAGCAGGAAATCCTGTGAGTAATTTTGATATATCCTTAGAAAAGCGGATGCACTTAATTGTAGTTAGCGACGATCTCGAATTTTTTGCTCACATTCATCCCAAATATACCGATCAAGGACAATTTGATATTGAACCCAGCTTGCCAAAGGCAGGAAATTATACCCTCTTTAGTGACTATAAACCCGCAGGAGATGCCGAAAGAGTTTCTCTGATGCACCTATCAGTAGCGGGAACTAAAGAGGCTTCGGCAAAAATCGACAAAAGTTCAACTAAATCTTTTGGTAAGACCAAAGTTAGTTTTAGTACCGATAAAGAACAAATCAAAGCCAACGAACCACTTACTTTAAAGTTCGATATCCAAGATACAGCTACCAATACTCCCGTAAAAGACTTGCAACCCTACTTAGGAAAAACTGGACATTTAATCATTGTCAAGCAGTCAAATACTCTTACCAGTGAAGATTATATTCATGCCCACGCAACTGAAGGAACAGCTTTAGGTAAAGTTGATTTTGAAACTCAATTTCCCGAACCAGGAAAATACAAACTCTGGGGTCAATTTAACCGTAACGGCAAAATTATAACCGCCGATTTTTGGGTAAATGTGCTGTGATCTAAACTGGAGGATTCAAAGCCAAGGAAACACTACGAATAATTAATAGGCGATTACGCTACCGCGTACCCTACGGATCGCCATTCTCCAATTTATTCTGATTTAATAATCTCATGGCAATATAAGAAGTTGTAACCGAAATAGTCAGCGATCGCTTTTTTCTGCTTGCTAAGATATAACAACTCCGTTTTCCCAGGAATTTGATTATGATAATTATCATAATAAAGTGATAATTATGCTTGACCTACTCAAAAGAATTACAGTTAATCCCAAACAGTGTGGTGGTCGTCCTTGCATAAGAGGGATGAGAATTAGAGTGTCTGATGTTTTAGACCTTTTGGCAGCAGGACTAAGCTTTGAGAAAATTTTAGAAGAGATGCCAGATTTAGAAATGGATGACTTAAAAGCAGCTTTAGCCTATGCTTCTCGCAAGCTAAATCATCCTGTATTAATCCCCTGACAACGATTTGGATTGATGCTCATCTTTCACCTGCGATCGCTACTTGGATTAATAATACATTTGAAATTACGGCATTGGCATTACGCGATATTGGTTTAAGAGATGCCGAAGACTTGGAAATTTTTGCAGCAGCAAAAGCTCAAGAAGTCATTTTTCTGACTAAAGATAGCGATTTCGTAGATTTAGTCGATCGCTTGGATGCACCACCGAAGATTATTTGGTTAACTTGCGGAAATACATCAAATGCTAGGCTCAAAGAAATTTTGAGTGTTACGTTGATGAATGCTTTGGAGCTTTTAGAAACTGGAGAAAAGTTAGTAGAAATTAGTGGCGAATAATTAGAGCGATCGCCATTTTTCAATTCATTCTGATTTAATAATCTCATGGCAAGATAAGAAGTTGTAACCAAACAGATAGCTAAAAATAGCCAATGAGGATTTTGCTAGTTGAAGATGAACCAGATTTGGGGGCTGCGATTAAGCAGAGTTTGAACTACAGTAATCATGTCGTAGATTGGGCTTTAGACGGTCTTGATGCTTGGGAATATTTAGCAGACGAGCGATTGGAATATCATCTGGGAATTTTTGATTGGTTATTGCCTGGACTATCAGGTGTAGAGTTAATTAAACGGATTAGAAAA
This DNA window, taken from Pleurocapsa sp. FMAR1, encodes the following:
- a CDS encoding efflux RND transporter permease subunit is translated as MLNSILKWSIAQRWLVVIGAVVVTIWGFITVSQMPLDVFPDFAPPQVEIQTEAPGLAPEEVETLVTLPIESAINGTPGITTVRSASAVGLSVVKVIFGWGTDIYQARQLVTERLQQTTSRLPEGVKIPEISPISSPIGTILQYAFTVEKGGKSTLMDVRRLVDRDFTNRLLAVPGVTQVIAYGGDIPQYQVLVELNKLQALDVSLAEVTEATAQANSNAAGGFLVAQDNELLIRGIGRVETIQDLENSVITSRNGTPILLKDVAEVRLGAALKRGDGSFDGKPAVVMMVNKQPMVDTPTVTKAVEAAIAELEAGLPKDVKVTVTFRQSDFIEASIRNVRNSLRDGIIIVSIILLLFLMNWRTAVISLSSIPLSLLIGLMLMNLFGLGINTMTLGGLAVAIGSVVDDSIVDMENCYRGLRANQASTKPIDPLQVVYNTSLEVRVSVLFSTVIIAVVFAPIFSLTGVEGRIFAPMGLAYLISILASTLVALTLAPALCAFLLANQTLPDDDTWVARLSKNLYRPALNFSLKFPSIVLLIATAAFVASLIVFTSLGRVFLPEFQERSLVNAINLYPGVSLEMTNRAGYAIQDALKDDPRFDSVQLRSGRAPGDADAGSVTLGHLDIELSEAGVQDREASIAKLREEFAKLPGVAPSIGGFISHRMDEVLSGVRSAIAVKVFGSDLDQLRNLGAQVRDAMADIPGVVDLQLEPQVPIKQIQIKFDRQAAARYGLTIGKLSEVIETALNGKVVSQVLDNQQLFDLVVWLPERDRHNLETISNLLVDTPDGIKIPLAQVAQVNYGTGPNTINRENVSRLMVISANVAERDIGSIITDVRAKVKDKVTLPAGYFIQYGGQFESEQRAAKNLIIFGILALVVIAILMYFAVKSIAATVMIMLNLPLALTGGIFSVALGGGILSVASMVGFITLFGVATRNGLLLVDNYNQKLAQEMPLRKVLYTGSMERLVAILMTALTSALGMIPLVIGTGAGKEILQPLAVVVLGGLFSSTALTLLVLPALYAQFGKFFIVKQSSNAPGIYQEKNIAIANSKTATNYPKIIK
- a CDS encoding DUF433 domain-containing protein gives rise to the protein MLDLLKRITVNPKQCGGRPCIRGMRIRVSDVLDLLAAGLSFEKILEEMPDLEMDDLKAALAYASRKLNHPVLIP
- a CDS encoding DUF5615 family PIN-like protein; translated protein: MTTIWIDAHLSPAIATWINNTFEITALALRDIGLRDAEDLEIFAAAKAQEVIFLTKDSDFVDLVDRLDAPPKIIWLTCGNTSNARLKEILSVTLMNALELLETGEKLVEISGE